A region of Solibacillus isronensis DNA encodes the following proteins:
- the pnpS gene encoding two-component system histidine kinase PnpS: MNAMKNRLFYSFILVIGSSLAVLGLFIGQLFPFFADEFVHEVTKDSEQQLEQVIEQEQIELTETQKEAILDTYTIDRHAEGLQSTKQKIYLIIAALLLGGLIIMSFMAYRVVSNFITPIVNITKTARELSKGNYRARAFANGPNTIVELRNSVNILARNLQDITKTRAIEEERLKTLIENMGSALMMIDREGNISIVNKKFQTLFELPKEKLIGKNFMMLGLPKELEKFIDHVFLTELPYRQQLEMEIANEEYYEQVYGAPVVGEHGRWLGVVIVMHDVSELVRLEQIRKDFVANVSHELRTPITSIKGFSETLLDGAFKDEQMLLSFLTIIYDESNRIQVLVNDLLELSKIERHGFTLDVVPTKLQDILVRVVDLTSSQLENKNMQFDVEIVQDAVILGDVNRLMQIFTNLINNAIAYSKEETTVTLRISANDQYGIFEVKDEGIGIDKAEISRIFERFYRVDRARSRNSGGTGLGLSIVKHLIEAHNGKITVDSEVGKGTSIKVFLPLKD; the protein is encoded by the coding sequence ATGAACGCAATGAAAAATCGTTTATTTTATTCGTTTATTTTAGTAATTGGATCAAGTTTAGCTGTTCTAGGACTGTTCATAGGGCAGCTTTTTCCATTTTTTGCCGATGAGTTTGTACATGAAGTGACAAAGGATTCTGAGCAGCAATTGGAGCAAGTGATCGAGCAGGAACAGATTGAACTTACTGAAACACAAAAAGAAGCCATTTTAGATACTTATACAATTGATCGACATGCAGAAGGATTACAAAGTACAAAGCAAAAAATATATTTAATTATTGCCGCATTATTACTAGGCGGTTTAATTATTATGAGTTTTATGGCATACCGGGTTGTAAGCAATTTTATTACACCGATTGTTAATATTACAAAAACTGCAAGAGAGCTCTCGAAAGGAAATTATCGTGCGCGTGCTTTTGCGAATGGACCGAATACAATTGTTGAATTAAGAAATTCCGTTAACATTTTGGCACGCAATTTACAGGATATTACGAAAACAAGAGCAATTGAAGAAGAACGTTTAAAAACATTGATTGAAAATATGGGCAGTGCGTTAATGATGATCGACCGTGAAGGTAATATTTCGATTGTTAACAAGAAATTCCAGACATTGTTCGAACTCCCGAAAGAGAAGCTCATTGGTAAGAATTTCATGATGCTCGGATTGCCAAAAGAGCTTGAGAAGTTTATCGATCATGTGTTTTTAACGGAATTACCATATCGACAGCAGCTTGAAATGGAAATCGCAAATGAAGAATATTATGAGCAAGTTTATGGGGCGCCTGTTGTTGGGGAACATGGACGCTGGCTTGGCGTTGTCATTGTAATGCATGATGTGAGTGAACTTGTGCGTTTGGAGCAGATCCGAAAAGATTTCGTAGCGAATGTTTCGCATGAGCTAAGAACACCGATTACTTCAATTAAAGGATTTTCTGAGACACTTCTAGACGGAGCATTTAAAGACGAGCAGATGCTGCTGTCCTTTTTGACAATTATTTATGATGAGAGCAATCGAATTCAGGTTCTTGTCAATGATTTGCTTGAGCTATCCAAAATTGAGCGGCATGGTTTTACACTCGATGTAGTGCCAACAAAGCTTCAGGATATTTTAGTAAGGGTTGTTGATTTGACAAGCTCACAATTGGAAAATAAAAATATGCAGTTTGATGTAGAGATAGTGCAGGATGCGGTTATTTTAGGTGATGTAAATCGTTTAATGCAAATTTTTACAAATTTAATTAACAATGCGATCGCTTATTCTAAAGAAGAAACTACAGTTACACTACGTATTAGTGCCAATGATCAATACGGAATATTTGAAGTGAAAGATGAAGGAATCGGTATTGATAAAGCTGAAATATCACGTATTTTTGAGCGCTTTTACAGGGTAGACCGGGCACGAAGCCGAAATTCTGGTGGGACAGGTCTTGGTTTGTCCATTGTAAAGCATTTGATCGAAGCACATAACGGTAAAATTACAGTAGACAGTGAAGTAGGAAAAGGGACGAGTATTAAAGTGTTCCTACCTTTGAAGGATTAA
- a CDS encoding sulfonate ABC transporter substrate-binding protein, whose translation MKKLLSVFLLLTLSIILVGCSSSNAENKKVRIGYQKNGTTLLLKANGELESRLKELGYSVEWAEFNTGSSIMEALNSGAIDFANASDAPSMMALSKGMNFKYIAGEESSPQTEGILVKNDGSIQSIEQLKGKKIAYNKASISEYLLVTALETVNLTLDDVESVILSPADATIAFQNGEVDAWVTWDPYMTVSESKGNQILATGEGIVEHRGFYYASDKFIESDKDAVVAYVEELSKVGEAIDTDSSDAAKILEENTGIAADVWVTSLARRSSVATYLDEAAQADLQRLNEDLYDIGLTTNLVENLENYIWKP comes from the coding sequence ATGAAAAAACTATTATCAGTCTTTTTGCTCTTAACTTTATCAATTATTTTAGTCGGGTGCTCATCATCGAATGCTGAAAATAAAAAGGTTCGAATCGGCTACCAGAAAAACGGTACAACATTGCTATTAAAAGCGAATGGCGAACTAGAATCACGATTAAAGGAATTAGGTTATTCAGTGGAATGGGCTGAATTTAATACAGGAAGCTCAATTATGGAAGCATTAAACTCCGGAGCGATCGATTTTGCCAATGCAAGTGATGCTCCTTCAATGATGGCATTATCAAAAGGAATGAATTTCAAGTACATTGCAGGTGAAGAATCATCTCCTCAAACAGAAGGAATTTTAGTAAAAAACGATGGCTCTATCCAATCAATCGAACAATTGAAAGGGAAAAAGATTGCGTACAATAAAGCTTCCATCTCCGAATATTTATTAGTTACTGCTCTGGAAACAGTTAATCTGACATTGGATGATGTAGAATCTGTTATTTTAAGTCCTGCGGATGCCACTATCGCATTTCAAAACGGCGAGGTTGATGCCTGGGTTACTTGGGATCCGTATATGACGGTTTCCGAAAGTAAAGGCAATCAAATTTTAGCTACAGGAGAAGGTATTGTGGAACACCGCGGTTTCTACTATGCATCTGATAAATTTATCGAATCCGATAAAGACGCAGTGGTTGCCTATGTGGAAGAACTATCTAAAGTCGGTGAAGCCATTGATACTGATTCAAGTGATGCAGCCAAAATCCTTGAAGAGAATACAGGTATCGCCGCAGATGTTTGGGTAACAAGCTTAGCACGACGTTCATCTGTAGCTACTTATTTGGATGAAGCTGCACAGGCAGATTTACAAAGATTAAATGAAGATCTTTATGACATTGGTTTAACGACTAATCTTGTAGAAAATCTCGAAAACTATATTTGGAAACCATAA
- the mdh gene encoding malate dehydrogenase — translation MILKRKKISVIGSGFTGATAAFLAAQKELGDVVIIDLPTAENPTKGKALDMWEAAPIQGFDSYVKGSSDYEDTANSDIVLITAGVARKPGMSRDDLVQINQGVMKAVATEIARTSPDATIIVLTNPVDAMTYTVFKESGFPKQRVIGQSGVLDTARFRAFIAEELNVSVKDISALVLGGHGDTMVPLIRYASVGGVPLQSLIPAKRLEEIVQRTRVGGGEIVNLLGNGSAYYAPAAAMVEMAEAILKDQKRVLPAIAYLEGEYGYEGIYLGVPTLLGAGGIEKIFELELTEEEKTALDHSADAVKDVMKALK, via the coding sequence GTGATATTAAAACGTAAAAAAATCTCAGTTATTGGTAGTGGTTTTACAGGTGCAACCGCAGCATTTTTAGCAGCGCAGAAAGAATTAGGCGATGTAGTAATTATTGATCTTCCAACAGCAGAAAACCCTACGAAAGGAAAAGCATTGGATATGTGGGAAGCAGCGCCAATACAAGGCTTTGATTCTTATGTAAAAGGCTCTTCCGATTATGAGGATACAGCAAACTCGGATATCGTTTTAATAACTGCGGGTGTTGCCCGTAAGCCAGGAATGAGTCGTGATGATTTAGTACAGATTAATCAGGGTGTCATGAAAGCCGTTGCCACGGAAATAGCCCGTACTTCACCTGATGCGACGATTATTGTACTTACAAATCCGGTGGATGCGATGACTTATACAGTATTTAAAGAATCAGGCTTCCCGAAACAAAGGGTTATTGGTCAATCGGGTGTGTTGGATACTGCCCGTTTCCGCGCATTTATTGCCGAGGAACTGAATGTATCGGTCAAAGATATATCTGCACTTGTATTAGGCGGTCACGGAGACACAATGGTGCCTTTAATACGGTATGCCTCGGTAGGTGGGGTTCCGTTACAAAGCTTAATACCTGCAAAACGTTTAGAAGAAATTGTGCAGCGTACCCGTGTAGGTGGCGGTGAAATCGTGAACCTTTTAGGTAATGGTTCTGCTTATTATGCACCGGCTGCAGCAATGGTGGAAATGGCAGAGGCAATTTTAAAAGATCAAAAACGAGTATTGCCAGCAATTGCCTATTTAGAAGGCGAGTATGGATATGAAGGGATTTACTTAGGTGTTCCGACATTATTAGGGGCTGGCGGTATTGAGAAAATATTCGAACTTGAGCTGACAGAAGAAGAAAAAACAGCGCTTGATCATTCTGCAGATGCTGTTAAAGATGTAATGAAAGCACTGAAATAA
- a CDS encoding ABC transporter permease subunit, translated as MKKKKWFHLIEPWIIPILIIVIWEVSNKTGILANTILPAPSDVVKAGYEQAVSGVLFDHLQISTTRALIGFLIGGSIAFVIGILNGIVPFAQRYLDTTIQMLRNIPNLALIPLVIIWFGVGEEGKIFLVAISVFFPIYVNTYHGIRNVDPRLIEMGKIYNLSKYKLFFKVIILGAMPSILVGIRYSLGIMWLTLIVAETVAASSGIGYMSMNAREYMQLDIVVLAIILYAILGKIADSIAKLLEKKLLKWNPVYQ; from the coding sequence ATGAAGAAGAAAAAATGGTTTCATTTGATTGAACCGTGGATCATTCCTATTTTAATTATTGTCATATGGGAAGTATCGAATAAAACCGGCATTCTTGCCAATACAATTTTGCCTGCCCCTTCCGATGTAGTAAAAGCGGGCTATGAACAAGCAGTTTCCGGTGTTCTGTTTGATCATCTTCAAATTAGTACGACGCGTGCTCTAATCGGGTTCCTGATCGGCGGGAGTATCGCTTTTGTAATCGGTATTTTAAATGGAATCGTTCCTTTCGCACAGCGTTATTTGGATACAACTATTCAAATGTTGCGTAATATTCCGAATTTGGCACTCATTCCGTTAGTTATTATTTGGTTTGGTGTTGGTGAAGAAGGAAAGATTTTCTTAGTGGCTATCAGCGTATTTTTCCCGATCTATGTTAATACATACCATGGCATCCGCAATGTTGATCCACGGTTAATCGAAATGGGGAAGATTTATAATCTTTCGAAATACAAACTGTTTTTTAAAGTGATTATTTTAGGTGCAATGCCATCCATTTTAGTAGGTATTCGCTACTCATTAGGAATTATGTGGCTTACTTTAATTGTTGCAGAAACGGTTGCGGCAAGTTCAGGAATTGGCTATATGTCGATGAATGCCCGTGAATATATGCAACTTGATATTGTTGTATTGGCCATTATTTTGTATGCTATTTTAGGAAAAATTGCGGACTCCATTGCAAAACTATTAGAGAAAAAATTATTGAAATGGAATCCAGTATATCAGTAA
- a CDS encoding response regulator transcription factor, whose amino-acid sequence MVKTVLVVEDEMPIATLLKYNLEQAGFEVLLAHDGQAGLDTAVEQTPDLILLDLMLPKLDGVEVCKELRRLRINIPIIMLTARDDEFDKVLGLELGADDYMTKPFSPREVIARVKAVLRRFSGPVVEETVESSEVVYSFGNLKVFPERFEAFIDEESLDFTPKEFELLVYLLENKNRVLTRDQLLSAVWNYDFAGDTRIVDVHISHLRDKIEENSRKPLFIKTIRGLGYKFEEPKK is encoded by the coding sequence ATGGTTAAAACGGTTTTAGTAGTAGAAGATGAAATGCCAATTGCAACATTATTAAAATATAACTTGGAACAAGCAGGTTTTGAAGTTCTATTGGCTCATGATGGTCAGGCGGGTCTTGATACAGCAGTAGAACAAACACCGGATTTGATTTTATTGGATTTAATGCTGCCAAAACTTGATGGTGTTGAAGTTTGTAAGGAATTACGACGTTTGCGCATCAATATACCGATTATTATGCTGACTGCTAGAGACGATGAATTTGATAAAGTATTAGGTTTAGAGCTCGGTGCGGATGATTATATGACAAAGCCATTCAGTCCGCGTGAAGTAATTGCCCGAGTGAAGGCTGTGCTGCGACGTTTCTCTGGACCGGTTGTGGAAGAAACAGTTGAATCGAGTGAAGTAGTATACTCATTCGGTAATTTAAAAGTTTTCCCGGAGCGATTTGAAGCATTTATCGATGAAGAGTCTTTGGATTTCACGCCGAAAGAATTTGAATTGCTTGTTTACTTACTTGAAAATAAAAACCGTGTATTAACGCGTGATCAGCTGCTTAGTGCTGTATGGAACTATGATTTTGCCGGGGATACTCGAATCGTAGACGTTCATATTAGTCATTTGCGGGATAAAATTGAAGAAAATAGTCGTAAACCGCTGTTTATTAAAACAATTCGTGGTTTAGGTTATAAATTTGAGGAGCCAAAAAAATAA
- a CDS encoding ATP-binding cassette domain-containing protein: MTNGINIELVNLTKSFGEKQVLKDINLTIPAGQFVAIVGKSGCGKSTLLRIIANLEQKTAGESLKDGIQQEDFSGVRVMFQEDRLLPWLSVLENVGVGTELKKDWQPIALKSLEHVGLKDRAKEWPHVLSGGQKQRVALARALSAQPRLLLLDEPLGALDALTRLEMQNLIEQLWLKQKYTSLLVTHDVAEAITLADRIILIEDGNVALDLPVKLPRPRTRSNPQFAELEEILLQHLLGQQPNTETPTKQKELQAII, from the coding sequence ATGACAAATGGAATCAATATTGAGTTAGTAAATTTAACAAAAAGTTTCGGTGAAAAACAGGTATTAAAGGATATTAATTTAACAATCCCTGCTGGACAATTCGTTGCAATCGTCGGGAAAAGCGGATGCGGAAAAAGTACGCTTCTTCGTATCATTGCAAATTTAGAACAAAAAACAGCAGGAGAATCTTTAAAAGACGGTATTCAACAGGAAGACTTTTCAGGCGTTCGTGTCATGTTTCAGGAAGATCGTTTACTTCCATGGCTGTCTGTTTTAGAAAATGTAGGGGTTGGCACAGAGTTGAAAAAGGATTGGCAACCAATCGCATTAAAATCACTTGAACACGTAGGATTAAAAGACCGTGCAAAAGAGTGGCCACATGTACTGTCAGGAGGCCAAAAACAACGGGTTGCATTAGCTCGTGCGCTTAGTGCACAGCCAAGACTTTTGTTATTGGATGAACCGCTTGGTGCATTGGATGCACTGACACGACTGGAAATGCAAAATCTAATTGAACAATTGTGGCTAAAACAAAAATATACGTCGTTACTCGTGACACATGACGTGGCAGAAGCAATTACATTGGCAGATCGAATTATATTAATCGAAGACGGAAACGTTGCTTTAGATTTACCGGTAAAACTTCCTCGTCCAAGAACACGTTCAAATCCGCAGTTTGCGGAGCTTGAGGAAATTCTGCTTCAGCATTTATTAGGGCAACAACCAAATACAGAAACACCAACTAAACAAAAAGAATTACAAGCGATTATTTAA
- the hflK gene encoding FtsH protease activity modulator HflK gives MSVKRTLMWVALILMAVVAIIVVTTSWYTVDESEQAVVITFGQADETIQDSGLHFKLPWPIQSVEILSKETYSLQFGYKQNPDGTVEAFDKETKMITGDENIVLTDLVVQWRIVEPKKYLFSSQEPRTILHNATSSAIRSIIGSSTIDEALTDGKADIEAETRELLVSLIEKYDIGIGVLGVKLQDVEVPNEEVRAAFTDVTDARETKNTKINEAEKYENQRVSEAVGEAAAILSKAEGEKASRIEQATGEVALFNQLYDEYRLNKDITRERLVLETLEAVLPNAQIYIMNDDGSGTMKYLPIQPMQTTPPSTEEKKEGSKSE, from the coding sequence ATGAGTGTAAAAAGAACATTAATGTGGGTAGCACTTATTCTAATGGCTGTCGTAGCTATTATTGTTGTGACGACATCCTGGTATACAGTAGATGAATCGGAACAGGCAGTAGTCATTACATTTGGTCAAGCGGATGAAACAATACAAGATTCAGGACTTCATTTTAAATTACCATGGCCAATACAGTCTGTAGAGATTTTATCAAAAGAAACGTACAGTTTACAGTTCGGCTACAAGCAAAATCCGGATGGTACGGTGGAAGCATTCGATAAAGAAACAAAAATGATCACAGGTGATGAAAATATTGTTTTAACAGATCTTGTTGTTCAATGGCGCATTGTTGAGCCAAAAAAATATTTATTTAGTTCACAGGAGCCGCGAACGATTTTACATAATGCGACTTCCAGTGCGATTCGTTCAATTATTGGCAGCTCAACAATCGATGAGGCATTAACGGATGGTAAAGCTGATATAGAAGCAGAGACACGTGAATTACTTGTATCGTTAATCGAAAAGTACGATATCGGTATTGGGGTTTTAGGAGTTAAACTGCAAGACGTAGAAGTTCCGAATGAGGAAGTACGTGCAGCATTCACAGATGTTACCGATGCACGGGAGACAAAAAATACAAAGATTAACGAAGCGGAAAAATATGAAAACCAGCGTGTAAGTGAAGCAGTTGGTGAAGCAGCGGCAATTCTTTCAAAAGCGGAAGGGGAAAAGGCTTCGCGTATTGAGCAAGCGACAGGTGAAGTTGCGCTATTTAACCAGCTTTATGATGAATACCGCCTGAATAAGGATATTACACGTGAACGATTAGTACTTGAAACATTGGAGGCAGTTTTACCGAATGCCCAAATTTATATTATGAATGATGACGGCAGCGGTACGATGAAGTACTTGCCGATTCAGCCAATGCAAACAACACCTCCTTCTACAGAAGAGAAAAAAGAAGGGAGCAAAAGTGAATGA